The Flavobacterium piscisymbiosum genome includes a region encoding these proteins:
- a CDS encoding SGNH/GDSL hydrolase family protein: MFLKKIAFIISFLLISIVSTSQNKTTTFLYQGRVEKLPDNKVVLIGTASSVSFNFSGNECSISLQSVDAWEHHNYVSLVLDGKYIGKLRIEKGAAQSFPIKTTSNKKEHTLEIYKTTEAHSGGILFTGTTAKLSSISAKKKKKIEFIGDSITCGAASDPSDIPCDKGEYFDHHNGYYAYGPVLSRAIGADYLMSSVSGIGMYRNWNDENKDEGIMPDVYQNLYLTKDNSKPKYDFAFQPDIISIALGTNDFSGGDGKKERLPFNPEKYVSNYIKFIKMLYEHNPKAQIVITNSPMVGGERAVVFEDCLNKVKNAFAEDKAHKPILIFKFKPMTPKGCSGHPDVADHKVLAEEYAPFLKKLLNEK; encoded by the coding sequence ATGTTTCTCAAAAAAATAGCATTTATAATTTCATTTTTGCTGATTTCGATTGTTTCGACTTCACAAAACAAAACAACTACTTTTCTGTATCAGGGTCGTGTCGAAAAACTTCCGGATAATAAAGTTGTTTTAATAGGAACGGCTTCTTCGGTTTCTTTTAATTTTTCAGGTAATGAATGTTCGATTTCACTGCAAAGTGTTGATGCATGGGAACACCATAATTATGTTTCGTTGGTTTTGGATGGGAAATATATAGGTAAATTAAGAATCGAAAAAGGAGCAGCGCAATCTTTTCCAATAAAAACAACTTCAAATAAAAAAGAACATACTTTAGAAATTTATAAAACTACAGAAGCTCACAGCGGTGGAATTTTATTTACAGGAACAACCGCAAAACTGAGTTCGATTTCGGCCAAAAAGAAAAAGAAAATTGAGTTTATTGGAGATTCAATTACTTGTGGCGCGGCGAGCGATCCGTCAGATATTCCTTGTGATAAAGGCGAGTATTTTGATCATCATAACGGATATTATGCGTACGGGCCGGTGCTTTCCAGAGCAATTGGCGCTGATTATTTGATGAGTTCCGTTTCTGGAATCGGGATGTACAGAAACTGGAATGATGAGAATAAAGACGAAGGAATTATGCCTGACGTTTATCAGAATTTATATTTAACGAAAGACAATTCTAAACCTAAATATGATTTTGCTTTTCAGCCCGATATTATCAGTATTGCATTAGGAACCAATGATTTTTCTGGTGGAGATGGTAAAAAAGAGCGTTTGCCTTTTAATCCTGAAAAGTACGTTTCGAATTACATCAAGTTCATTAAAATGTTATACGAACATAATCCGAAAGCGCAAATTGTCATTACAAATAGCCCAATGGTTGGAGGTGAGAGAGCAGTTGTTTTTGAAGATTGCCTGAATAAAGTAAAGAACGCTTTCGCGGAAGATAAAGCGCATAAGCCAATCCTGATTTTCAAATTTAAACCAATGACGCCAAAAGGCTGTTCAGGACATCCTGATGTAGCAGATCATAAAGTTTTGGCCGAGGAATATGCTCCGTTTTTAAAAAAGTTACTAAATGAAAAATAA
- a CDS encoding glycoside hydrolase 5 family protein, producing MKNKFLKTLGLALMFSTMACQAQERITVKGTQFYKGDKPYAYIGTNYWYGSLLASKKVGDRKRLLRELDLMQKNGIDNLRILVGADGGKYDFTVRPALQYEQGKYDEDLLDGLDFLISEMSKRKMYAVLYLTNNWEWSGGMSQYLEWNGKGAIPVPNIAPNTWPQFMAYTQQFYSSEPCMKALENHVKFIIGRTNKYSKKKYTEDNTIMSWQVGNEPRLFTVENEAKFTLWLNTIVNLIDSLDKNHLVSTGSEGKNSSNDSMEIFERTHQNPNIDYLTMHIWPKNWNWFKADDAEKTIPTTLENAGKYIDEHIKVANNLKRPIIIEEFGLGRENESLLATTSTVNRDVFYNYIFGRVAESVKNNGPLQAANFWGFGGEGKPVTQDGKWNPGDPLTTDPPQEPQGLNSVFSTDKSTLDIVKKYNLQLK from the coding sequence ATGAAAAATAAATTTCTAAAAACCCTCGGATTAGCTTTGATGTTCTCTACAATGGCGTGTCAGGCGCAGGAAAGAATTACGGTCAAAGGAACGCAATTTTATAAAGGCGATAAACCGTACGCTTATATTGGAACGAATTATTGGTACGGGAGTTTACTGGCTTCGAAAAAAGTAGGCGACCGAAAAAGATTGCTTCGCGAACTGGATTTGATGCAAAAAAACGGAATCGATAATCTGAGAATTCTGGTTGGCGCTGATGGCGGGAAATACGATTTTACGGTTCGTCCGGCGTTGCAATATGAACAGGGAAAATACGACGAAGATTTGCTTGACGGACTGGATTTCCTGATCAGCGAAATGAGTAAACGCAAAATGTATGCGGTTTTATACCTGACAAACAATTGGGAATGGTCGGGCGGAATGTCGCAATATTTAGAATGGAACGGTAAAGGCGCGATTCCGGTTCCGAATATTGCCCCAAATACATGGCCGCAGTTTATGGCATATACCCAACAATTTTACAGTTCCGAGCCTTGTATGAAAGCTTTAGAAAATCATGTGAAGTTTATTATAGGAAGAACCAACAAATACTCAAAAAAGAAATATACCGAAGACAACACAATTATGTCCTGGCAAGTGGGGAATGAACCAAGACTTTTTACGGTAGAAAATGAAGCAAAATTTACATTATGGCTGAATACTATTGTGAATTTGATTGATAGTTTAGACAAAAATCACTTGGTTTCGACGGGTTCTGAAGGGAAAAACAGTTCGAATGACAGCATGGAAATTTTTGAAAGAACGCACCAAAATCCGAATATTGATTATTTGACGATGCATATCTGGCCGAAAAACTGGAATTGGTTTAAGGCGGATGATGCCGAAAAAACAATACCAACAACACTTGAAAATGCCGGAAAATATATTGATGAGCATATTAAGGTGGCGAACAATCTAAAACGCCCCATTATTATCGAAGAATTTGGTTTGGGAAGGGAAAACGAAAGTTTACTGGCAACGACATCTACAGTAAACAGAGATGTTTTTTACAATTATATTTTTGGCAGAGTTGCCGAAAGTGTCAAAAATAACGGTCCATTGCAGGCAGCAAATTTTTGGGGATTTGGCGGCGAAGGCAAACCTGTTACCCAAGACGGAAAATGGAATCCGGGAGATCCTTTAACGACAGATCCTCCGCAAGAACCACAAGGATTAAATTCGGTTTTTTCTACGGATAAATCGACTTTGGATATTGTAAAGAAATATAATTTACAATTGAAGTAA
- the bglX gene encoding beta-glucosidase BglX, producing the protein MKNKIITIGVFALFTVGNMNAQKKPYLDKNKTIEQRIDLLLPLMTLEEKVGQMNQYNGFWDVTGPAPKGGTAELKYEHLRKGWVGSMLTVRGVKEVKAVQKIAVEETRLGIPLIIGFDVIHGYKTLSPIPLAEAASWDLEAIKKSAAIAADEASASGINWTFGPNVDVANDARWGRVMEGAGEDPYLGSKIAIARVHGFQGETIADLAKVNTIAACAKHFAAYGYVEAGLEYNIVDISNSKLYNSVLPPFEATVQAGVRTFMNSFNTLNGVPATGNVFLQRDILKGKWKFDGFVISDYASIREMIAHGYAKDEADATAKAVIAGSDMDMESYLYVAKLVALVKEGKVKEALVDDAVRRILRVKFELGLFDDPYRYCDEKREKAVVGSKANNDGVLDMAKKSIVLLKNEKNLLPLKKSGQKIALIGALANDKNSPLGSWRIAADDNTAVSVLEGMQQYKDNQLTFEKGVDLLSQKATFLTETVFNTTDKSGFEAAKTAAKNADVVVMVLGEYGFQSGEGRSRTDLNLPGLQQELLEEIYKVNPNIVLVLNNGRPLSIPWAAENVPAIVEAWQLGTQTGNAVAQVLYGDYNPSGKLPMSFPRNVGQVPIYYNKYSTGRPIDSDKNVFWSHYMDVEKTPQFPFGFGLSYTTFDYKNLKVNKPAFSKGENVQVTVEVTNSGNYDGKEVVQLYIHDEFASIVRPIKELKGFELLNLKKGETKTVTFTLTEKELGFYDNEGNYLVEPGTFKIMVGGSSDVGLTSGFEIKE; encoded by the coding sequence ATGAAAAATAAAATAATAACTATTGGGGTTTTTGCCCTGTTTACTGTTGGAAATATGAATGCACAGAAAAAACCGTATCTGGATAAAAATAAAACGATTGAACAACGAATTGATCTGCTTTTGCCTTTGATGACTCTGGAGGAAAAAGTAGGGCAAATGAATCAATATAACGGATTTTGGGATGTAACGGGACCGGCGCCAAAAGGCGGAACTGCGGAACTGAAATACGAACATTTGCGTAAAGGTTGGGTTGGTTCAATGTTAACCGTTCGTGGTGTAAAAGAAGTTAAAGCAGTACAGAAAATTGCGGTTGAAGAAACCCGATTGGGAATCCCATTAATAATTGGTTTTGATGTAATTCACGGTTATAAAACGTTAAGCCCGATTCCGTTGGCAGAAGCGGCGAGTTGGGATTTGGAAGCGATTAAGAAATCGGCGGCGATTGCGGCTGATGAGGCTTCGGCATCTGGAATTAACTGGACTTTTGGTCCAAATGTCGATGTTGCAAATGATGCACGTTGGGGGCGTGTGATGGAAGGTGCGGGTGAAGATCCGTATTTGGGAAGTAAAATTGCGATTGCGAGAGTTCATGGTTTTCAGGGCGAAACCATTGCTGATTTGGCTAAAGTAAATACGATTGCAGCTTGCGCCAAACACTTTGCAGCTTATGGTTATGTAGAGGCTGGTTTGGAATATAATATCGTTGACATTAGTAATTCTAAATTGTACAATTCGGTTTTACCGCCTTTTGAAGCAACGGTTCAGGCGGGAGTTCGTACGTTTATGAATTCGTTTAATACGTTGAATGGCGTTCCGGCAACTGGAAATGTTTTTTTACAAAGAGATATTCTGAAAGGAAAATGGAAGTTTGATGGTTTTGTGATTTCAGATTATGCTTCGATTCGCGAAATGATTGCGCACGGTTATGCCAAAGATGAAGCCGATGCAACAGCAAAAGCGGTAATTGCAGGTTCAGACATGGATATGGAGTCGTATTTGTATGTAGCAAAATTGGTTGCACTTGTAAAAGAAGGAAAAGTAAAAGAAGCTTTGGTTGATGATGCAGTTCGTAGAATTTTACGTGTGAAATTTGAATTGGGATTATTTGATGATCCTTACAGATATTGCGATGAAAAACGCGAAAAAGCAGTTGTTGGCAGTAAAGCCAATAATGACGGCGTTCTCGATATGGCGAAGAAGTCGATTGTATTGTTGAAAAACGAAAAGAATTTGCTTCCGCTAAAAAAATCAGGACAAAAAATCGCTTTGATTGGCGCTTTGGCAAATGATAAAAATAGTCCGTTGGGAAGCTGGAGAATTGCTGCCGATGATAATACAGCTGTTTCGGTTTTGGAAGGAATGCAGCAATACAAAGACAATCAATTGACTTTTGAAAAAGGAGTTGATTTGTTGTCACAAAAAGCTACTTTTTTAACAGAAACAGTTTTCAACACAACAGATAAAAGCGGATTTGAAGCTGCAAAAACAGCAGCAAAAAATGCCGATGTTGTGGTTATGGTTTTAGGGGAATACGGTTTTCAAAGCGGAGAGGGAAGAAGCAGAACCGACTTGAATTTACCGGGATTGCAACAGGAATTGTTAGAAGAAATTTACAAAGTAAATCCTAATATAGTTTTGGTTTTAAATAACGGACGTCCGTTGAGTATTCCGTGGGCTGCAGAGAATGTCCCTGCAATTGTCGAAGCGTGGCAATTAGGAACTCAAACCGGAAATGCCGTAGCACAGGTTTTATACGGTGATTACAACCCAAGCGGAAAGTTACCAATGTCGTTCCCAAGAAATGTAGGTCAGGTGCCTATTTATTACAACAAGTATAGCACAGGAAGACCAATCGATAGTGATAAAAATGTGTTTTGGTCGCATTATATGGATGTCGAGAAAACGCCTCAATTTCCGTTTGGTTTTGGGTTGAGTTATACAACTTTCGATTATAAAAATCTGAAAGTAAATAAACCTGCTTTCTCAAAAGGAGAAAATGTTCAGGTTACAGTTGAGGTTACCAACTCCGGAAATTATGATGGTAAAGAAGTAGTACAACTATACATTCACGATGAATTTGCAAGCATTGTTCGGCCAATAAAAGAATTGAAAGGTTTTGAATTGCTGAATTTAAAAAAAGGAGAAACCAAAACAGTAACTTTTACTTTAACGGAGAAAGAACTTGGTTTTTATGATAATGAAGGAAATTATTTAGTTGAGCCGGGAACTTTTAAAATCATGGTTGGAGGAAGTTCAGACGTTGGCTTAACAAGTGGTTTTGAAATAAAAGAATAA
- a CDS encoding glycoside hydrolase family 130 protein encodes MTAIATSTTFQDRKVALEKEHKILIEQKNAPQDHAGNGIYERYKNPVVTAAHVPLNWRFDLNEKTNPFLQERIGMNAAFNAGAMKWNGKYLLAVRVEGIDRKSFFAIAESPNGVDNFKFWEKPCVIPQTEEPDTNVYDMRLIHHEDGWVYGIFCTERKDPKAPKGDTSSAVANAGIVRTKDLVNWERLPDLISNTGQQRNVVLHPEFVNAKYALYTRPQDGFIDVGAGGGIGLGYVDDMTNPVVKDEKIIFGKQYHTIYELKNGLGPAPIKTEKGWLHLAHGVRNTAAGLRYTLYMFMTDLHDISKVTHVPAGHFMGPEGIERVGDVSNVLFSNGWIEDNDGTVYVYYASSDTRMHVAVSSVEKLVDYVTNAPADTFISAGSVKTIINQIEKNNTI; translated from the coding sequence ATGACAGCAATAGCCACTTCAACTACATTTCAGGATAGAAAAGTAGCATTAGAAAAAGAACATAAAATACTGATCGAGCAAAAAAATGCTCCTCAGGATCATGCCGGAAACGGTATATACGAACGCTACAAAAACCCGGTTGTTACAGCAGCCCACGTACCATTGAACTGGCGTTTTGACCTTAACGAAAAAACCAATCCGTTTTTACAGGAACGCATAGGAATGAATGCCGCTTTTAATGCAGGCGCCATGAAATGGAACGGAAAATATTTGCTTGCCGTTCGTGTAGAAGGAATCGACAGAAAATCTTTTTTCGCTATAGCGGAAAGTCCAAACGGAGTGGATAATTTTAAGTTTTGGGAGAAACCATGCGTGATTCCGCAAACCGAAGAACCGGATACAAATGTGTACGATATGCGTTTGATTCATCATGAAGACGGTTGGGTTTATGGTATTTTTTGTACCGAAAGAAAAGATCCAAAAGCACCAAAAGGAGATACAAGTTCGGCTGTAGCCAATGCTGGAATTGTACGTACGAAAGATCTCGTAAACTGGGAAAGGCTGCCGGATTTAATTTCGAATACAGGACAACAGCGTAATGTAGTTTTGCATCCGGAATTTGTAAACGCAAAATATGCTTTATACACACGTCCGCAAGATGGTTTTATCGATGTTGGAGCTGGTGGCGGAATTGGTTTAGGCTACGTTGATGATATGACAAACCCAGTTGTAAAAGACGAGAAAATCATCTTCGGGAAACAATATCATACGATTTATGAATTGAAAAATGGTCTTGGCCCCGCTCCTATTAAAACCGAAAAAGGCTGGTTGCATTTGGCTCATGGAGTTCGTAACACCGCAGCTGGATTGCGTTATACACTTTATATGTTTATGACAGATTTACATGATATCAGCAAAGTAACGCACGTTCCTGCAGGACATTTTATGGGACCTGAAGGAATCGAAAGAGTTGGCGATGTATCGAATGTTTTATTCTCAAACGGATGGATTGAAGATAATGACGGAACCGTTTATGTGTATTACGCATCATCAGATACGAGAATGCATGTTGCCGTTTCATCAGTAGAAAAACTGGTTGATTATGTTACCAATGCTCCCGCAGATACTTTTATTTCTGCAGGTTCTGTGAAAACCATCATCAATCAAATCGAAAAAAACAATACAATTTAA
- a CDS encoding sialate O-acetylesterase: MKNNIFKFVFILMISSTMMANVTLPNIFGDNMVLQRNSEVKIWGWANPKEEIKLVSGWNNQEYKVVANNQAQWELHIKTPEAGGPYTISIKGYNEVILKNILIGEVWVCAGQSNMEMSASWGIDNGDEEAKNATNPNIRFFMVPKLTATTPQNNLLGNWIESTPETMKNFSAIGYFFAKRLREDLKNVPIGLISSNWGGTPAEIWMPEEVVQNDAVLLENAKKLNEQEYGPRQPGRAYNAMIYPFTGFKIAGTLWYQGESNVGSLVYDKTLSALITSWRKAWQDEFPFYFVQIAPYKTGSNNFSNVTVRDSQRKILKEVPKTGMVLTSDISDTIDIHPKNKKDVGIRLANLALAEVYKTNNNIVNGPLFKDFKAEKNKAIISFDYADGLYFKNKTSNQFELAGADGIFYPAKASIKNNQVILASKKVSNPAKVRFAWGNTVQSDLFNKANLPASCFTEEF, translated from the coding sequence ATGAAAAATAATATATTTAAGTTTGTTTTCATTCTGATGATTTCCAGTACTATGATGGCAAACGTTACACTTCCAAATATTTTTGGTGATAATATGGTTTTACAGCGTAACTCCGAAGTGAAAATTTGGGGTTGGGCGAATCCTAAGGAAGAAATCAAATTGGTTTCGGGCTGGAACAATCAGGAATATAAAGTTGTGGCGAATAATCAGGCACAATGGGAATTGCATATCAAAACGCCTGAAGCCGGAGGACCTTACACGATTTCGATAAAAGGATATAATGAAGTGATTCTTAAAAATATTCTGATTGGCGAAGTTTGGGTTTGCGCCGGACAATCGAACATGGAAATGTCTGCAAGCTGGGGAATTGATAATGGCGATGAAGAAGCTAAAAATGCCACAAATCCTAATATTCGTTTTTTTATGGTTCCGAAATTAACGGCTACAACGCCTCAAAATAATTTACTTGGAAATTGGATTGAATCGACTCCCGAAACCATGAAAAATTTTAGCGCCATTGGTTACTTTTTTGCCAAACGCTTGCGCGAAGATTTAAAAAATGTCCCAATAGGTTTAATTTCTTCCAATTGGGGCGGAACTCCCGCTGAAATCTGGATGCCGGAAGAAGTCGTTCAAAATGATGCTGTTTTATTAGAAAATGCCAAAAAACTAAACGAACAGGAATATGGTCCTCGCCAACCCGGACGCGCTTACAATGCAATGATTTATCCTTTTACAGGATTTAAAATTGCAGGAACGCTTTGGTATCAGGGCGAATCAAATGTTGGGTCATTAGTTTATGATAAAACATTGTCGGCTTTGATTACGTCATGGAGAAAAGCATGGCAAGACGAATTTCCTTTTTACTTCGTTCAGATTGCACCATATAAAACGGGCAGTAATAATTTCTCGAATGTTACGGTTAGAGATTCTCAAAGAAAAATCCTGAAAGAAGTTCCCAAAACCGGAATGGTTTTAACCAGTGATATTTCGGACACGATTGATATTCACCCAAAGAATAAAAAAGATGTCGGAATTCGTTTGGCAAATTTGGCTCTTGCCGAAGTTTACAAAACGAACAATAATATAGTAAACGGACCACTTTTTAAAGATTTTAAAGCCGAAAAAAACAAAGCTATTATTTCTTTTGATTATGCCGATGGATTGTATTTTAAAAACAAAACCTCAAATCAATTTGAATTGGCTGGAGCCGATGGAATATTTTATCCTGCAAAAGCTTCGATAAAAAATAATCAGGTGATTTTGGCGAGTAAGAAAGTTTCAAATCCTGCAAAAGTGAGATTTGCCTGGGGAAATACAGTTCAGTCAGATTTGTTTAATAAAGCAAATTTGCCGGCTTCTTGTTTTACGGAAGAATTTTAG
- a CDS encoding aldo/keto reductase — translation MKYNRCGKSGLLLPEISLGLWHNFGSVDSFENAESIAVEAFDKGITHFDLANNYGPVPGSAETNFGKILWHNFQGNLRDEIIISTKAGYTMWDGPYGDWGSRKYLLSSLDQSLKRMKVDYVDIFYSHRPDPETPIEETMQALDYAVRSGKALYVGISNYSAEQTRVAVDVLKQLGTPCLIHQAKYSMLERWVENGLLDVLEEKGVGCIAFSPLAQGLLTDKYLNGIPENSRAHNPNGHLKENEVTAERIQKLVQLNEIALNRNQSLAQMALAWLQKDKRITSVLIGASSVRQLNNNIDCLQSLEFTPDELNAIENILS, via the coding sequence ATGAAATATAACAGATGCGGAAAAAGCGGGTTATTACTACCTGAAATTTCTTTAGGATTATGGCACAACTTTGGGTCAGTAGATAGTTTTGAAAATGCAGAAAGTATTGCTGTAGAAGCTTTTGATAAAGGAATCACCCACTTTGATTTGGCTAATAATTACGGACCGGTACCGGGTTCTGCTGAAACTAATTTTGGTAAAATCCTTTGGCATAATTTTCAGGGAAATTTGCGTGACGAAATCATCATTTCTACCAAAGCAGGTTACACCATGTGGGACGGACCTTACGGCGATTGGGGTTCGCGTAAATATTTATTATCAAGCTTAGACCAGAGTTTGAAAAGAATGAAAGTTGATTATGTTGATATTTTTTATTCGCATCGTCCTGATCCCGAAACTCCAATTGAAGAAACGATGCAGGCTTTGGATTACGCTGTAAGAAGCGGAAAAGCCTTGTATGTTGGAATCAGTAATTATTCGGCAGAGCAAACCCGTGTTGCGGTTGATGTATTGAAACAATTAGGAACGCCGTGTTTGATTCATCAGGCCAAATATTCGATGCTTGAGCGTTGGGTAGAAAATGGTTTACTGGATGTTCTGGAAGAAAAAGGAGTGGGTTGTATTGCGTTCTCGCCTTTGGCACAAGGACTTCTAACAGATAAATACCTGAACGGAATTCCAGAAAATTCCAGAGCACATAACCCAAACGGACATTTGAAAGAAAATGAGGTTACAGCTGAAAGAATTCAGAAATTAGTGCAACTGAATGAAATCGCTCTAAACCGTAACCAATCTTTGGCTCAAATGGCATTGGCATGGTTACAAAAAGACAAACGAATTACATCGGTTTTAATTGGCGCAAGTTCTGTACGTCAATTAAATAATAACATTGATTGTTTGCAAAGTCTTGAATTTACGCCGGATGAATTGAATGCCATCGAGAACATACTATCTTAA
- a CDS encoding glycoside hydrolase family 26 protein: MKINFLKIAFLSLSILTLASCSSNDESDPEIIIEPPVLNPSNLLTTQNVTTFMVDANATKETVALFYNLKKLAKTKVAIGQQDAFNSFYQDNGGESDIKKNTGFDPAILGSDFMFITDKNNNNQADNWFYQQEEKLVNATKAAYAKGIINTFCWHLREPSKEDSFYTADMTADQKANAFKSILPGETHHEWYKKKLDKIASVLLNLKGSNGELIPIIFRPFHEFDGSWFWWGANFATAEEYKTAYQFTVDYLKNTKGVHNVLYAFSPDNSYTTESNYLSRYPGDKYVDILGMDNYGDFDNQGQSGATKANSKLKIISDLAKAKVKIAALTETGYQVTSTKAPITDWFSTYLYSALTSNNIEVSYVMLWNNNKDAYFVPNGSVSNAADFKNFAVKPKSALLNSLPKMYELPK; this comes from the coding sequence ATGAAAATCAATTTCCTTAAAATAGCATTTTTAAGTCTGTCGATTTTGACTTTGGCAAGTTGCTCTTCAAACGACGAATCAGATCCTGAGATTATCATTGAACCACCAGTTTTAAACCCAAGCAATCTGTTGACGACACAAAACGTGACAACTTTTATGGTTGATGCAAATGCTACCAAAGAAACTGTAGCTTTATTTTATAACTTAAAAAAATTGGCCAAAACTAAAGTTGCCATTGGTCAGCAAGACGCTTTTAATAGTTTTTATCAGGATAATGGCGGTGAATCTGATATTAAAAAAAACACAGGTTTCGATCCTGCAATTTTAGGTTCTGATTTTATGTTTATTACCGACAAGAACAATAACAATCAGGCGGATAACTGGTTTTATCAACAAGAAGAAAAACTTGTAAACGCTACAAAAGCCGCTTATGCGAAAGGAATAATCAATACCTTTTGCTGGCATTTGAGAGAGCCTAGTAAAGAGGATTCTTTTTATACAGCCGATATGACGGCTGACCAGAAAGCAAACGCTTTTAAAAGCATTTTGCCTGGTGAAACCCATCACGAATGGTACAAGAAAAAATTAGACAAAATTGCCAGCGTCCTTTTGAATTTAAAAGGTTCGAATGGTGAATTGATTCCGATAATCTTCAGGCCTTTTCATGAATTTGACGGAAGCTGGTTTTGGTGGGGCGCTAATTTTGCCACTGCCGAAGAATACAAAACAGCTTATCAGTTTACAGTAGATTATTTAAAAAATACCAAAGGCGTTCATAATGTTCTTTATGCTTTTTCACCTGACAACTCATATACTACAGAAAGCAATTATTTAAGTAGATATCCCGGTGATAAATATGTAGATATTTTAGGAATGGACAATTATGGTGATTTTGATAATCAAGGACAATCTGGTGCTACCAAAGCCAATTCTAAACTAAAAATAATTTCTGACTTGGCTAAAGCCAAAGTAAAAATTGCAGCATTAACAGAAACAGGTTACCAGGTTACAAGTACAAAGGCGCCAATAACAGATTGGTTTTCGACTTACTTGTACAGCGCATTGACATCAAATAACATTGAGGTTAGTTATGTCATGCTTTGGAACAACAACAAAGATGCTTATTTTGTGCCAAATGGTTCGGTTTCGAATGCGGCGGATTTCAAGAACTTTGCTGTAAAGCCAAAATCGGCATTGTTGAATTCTTTGCCGAAGATGTATGAATTGCCGAAGTAA
- a CDS encoding AGE family epimerase/isomerase, translating into MSVQLKQLKTELSAELDSILKYWAKHTLDSENGGFIGQIDYNDHIIANTEKGSVLNARILWSFSAGYKATQNESHKKIAKRAFEFLSDSFYDPEFGGLFWSINADRTPKDTKNQIYALAFAIYGLSEYYAISKDDKALEIAINLYLKIREHSYDPVNKGYLEAFTRDWQPIEDLRLSDKDANEKKTMNTHLHIVEAYANLFKVWKDKKLQSDIIELLETIEKHFINTQTGHLRLFFDENWIEKPDVISYGHDIEAAWLLLQCAEISEDETLIANYKKHAVQMAEVTKEGLDSDGGLWYELDPEKNELVAEKHWWVQAEALIGFYNAYQLTGDETYLDIVYKNWEFIKKYILDKENGEWFWGINRDYSLIEKDKAGFWKCPYHNSRACLELINRIL; encoded by the coding sequence GTGTCAGTACAACTAAAGCAACTTAAAACAGAATTATCAGCTGAACTTGATTCTATTTTAAAATATTGGGCAAAACATACTTTAGACAGTGAAAATGGAGGTTTTATTGGTCAGATTGATTACAACGATCATATTATCGCCAATACTGAAAAAGGTTCTGTATTAAATGCCCGAATTTTATGGAGTTTTTCTGCAGGCTATAAAGCAACCCAAAACGAAAGTCATAAAAAAATTGCCAAACGTGCTTTTGAGTTTCTTTCGGATTCTTTTTATGATCCCGAATTTGGAGGTTTATTTTGGAGTATTAATGCTGACAGAACTCCAAAAGATACCAAAAATCAGATCTACGCTTTAGCTTTTGCGATCTATGGATTATCTGAATATTATGCTATTTCTAAAGACGATAAAGCTTTAGAAATAGCCATCAATTTATATTTAAAGATTCGGGAACACAGTTACGATCCCGTAAACAAAGGTTATCTGGAAGCTTTTACAAGAGATTGGCAGCCCATCGAAGATTTGCGTTTGAGCGATAAAGATGCCAACGAAAAAAAAACCATGAATACGCATTTGCATATTGTTGAAGCCTATGCAAATTTGTTTAAAGTCTGGAAAGACAAAAAACTGCAAAGTGATATTATTGAATTATTAGAAACAATCGAGAAACATTTCATCAATACCCAAACAGGTCATTTACGATTATTTTTTGATGAAAACTGGATCGAAAAGCCAGACGTAATTTCATACGGTCATGATATCGAAGCGGCTTGGCTTTTGTTGCAATGTGCAGAAATTTCTGAAGATGAAACTCTAATAGCCAATTATAAAAAACACGCCGTTCAGATGGCTGAAGTTACTAAAGAAGGCCTAGATTCTGATGGCGGTTTATGGTATGAACTCGATCCCGAAAAGAACGAATTAGTAGCCGAAAAACACTGGTGGGTTCAGGCCGAAGCTTTAATTGGTTTCTATAACGCTTACCAATTAACCGGTGATGAAACGTATTTAGACATCGTTTATAAAAACTGGGAGTTTATAAAAAAGTACATTTTAGACAAAGAAAACGGAGAATGGTTTTGGGGAATTAATCGCGACTATTCTTTGATCGAAAAAGACAAAGCCGGTTTCTGGAAATGTCCGTATCATAATAGTCGGGCTTGTTTAGAGCTGATTAACCGAATTTTATAA
- a CDS encoding DUF433 domain-containing protein codes for MNPDIRFGKPIIAGTRICVSDILSWLSTGMSSEEIIEDFPELKKEDILAALE; via the coding sequence ATAAATCCAGATATCAGATTTGGTAAACCTATCATAGCAGGAACCAGGATTTGTGTATCAGATATTCTCTCATGGTTATCTACAGGAATGTCCTCCGAAGAAATTATTGAAGATTTTCCTGAATTAAAGAAAGAAGATATCCTTGCTGCTTTAGAATAA